The window ACCTCCGAGGTCTCAGTCGCTTCCTTGCTGAGTAGCTGCGAAGCAAAAGCAAGCCGATTCAGCTTTTCGATCTGAGATCAGTTAGAATACGAAACTATCCAGAGAGTTTGACACGACCACCTCGCAGAGAGAGAACGCCGGATGAATCGGAATCGGATCCTAGCAACGACGGGGCTGCTGTTGCTCTCATTCACCTTGGCCGATCCGTTAAGTGCTAAAGATCACTTCTTGGTGATCGGCGGAGGATACTCACCATCAGGCAATCAAGCCTCGCTCGAACGGAACGTTTTGTTCTGGCAGCGCGTGTTGGCTGAAAAGGAGATCGCCGCCAGCTCGCAGAGCATCTTCTTTGCTGATGGGGACGACCCAGACGAGGATCTTCAGGTCATCGACCGAAAATCTGTTCCGAAAGCAAATCGATGGATGGCGGAGTTCTTTGGCAGTCAAAGCGATCTGGGGTTGTCCTATCGCAATCACCGCATTCCCAACGTGATAGGCAAAACGAGCGTTAAGAACATCCAGAATTGGTTTGCCGAAGCGGCTCCGTCGATCCACAACGGGGATCGACTCCTCATATATGTCACGTCCCACGGGAATGACAGTCGGACACGGAATCAACCGCACAACACTTCCATTTCGCTGTGGGACGGCGAGCGATTGGAGGTCGCCGAACTCGCCAAGTTGCTCGACACCCTTCCCGACGGCGTGCGGGTATGCGTGGTCATGGTGCAGTGCCATGCCGGTGGGTTCGCGAGATTGATCTATAATGAGGGCAACCCGGATCGAGGACTATCCAAACAGCCTCGCTGCGGATTCTTCGCGACGGTCCACGATCGGCCCGCCGCCGGTTGCACGCCGGAAATCGATGAAGCGACCTACGTCGAATACAGCACTTATTTCTGGGAAGCGATTGCTGGGCACAATCGCGTCAATCAACCCATTGAGCCTCCAGACTACAATAACGACGGTCGAATCTCGTTTGATGAGGCTCACGCTTACACCATTTTGAGCAGCGACACGATCGATTTGCCGATCAACACGTCGGGGGAGTTTCTCGGTATCGAGAGCATGTTCCAAGACGACAAGCATGCTGATCTTCTGCCGCGAGATTTGGCCTACGATGAAATTCTGAAACTTGCGACTCCGTCGGAGCGAGCCATTCTCGAAGGGTTGTCCGATCAACTCTCACTGACGGGTCAGGATCGGTTGAGCGAGGCGGGAACGCATGTCAACGAAAACCGCTCACGCGGTCGCTCGCGAGGTCGCTATCGCGGGCGTCCAGAAGATCCCGTCGATCGTATGCGGCGGCAAATTTCATCACAATTGCGTCAACGCTGGCCTGAACTCGCGAATCTCATGAACCCGCTCAGCATTGAATTGGTGACCTCGCGCAGTGAGGAATTCATACACGCCATCGAGGCTCACCCGGACTATGCAAAGTATCGGGAGCTGAGCCGAGCGGAATCGAGACAGCTCGATGAGCAAGAGAAACGCGTCAAATACGAACGATTCGTCATGACCCTGGAGAATGTCATTCTGCGTGAGAATCTGGTCCGGCTAGGTGACGCGAACCTGATCGACCATTTTCAAAAGATCGTCGAGAATGAGAATGGCGTCCTGGGATCCAATTGAGTTATTGGATTTCGCGTGTTCGGTAGGAAACGAATCGGTGCAGCGGACCGCGAGGCTGATACTCATTGGCAGCGTCCTGCCCACCCCGCCCGTCCAACTGCAACTGGCCCGCGATCAGATTGATTGACTCAATCACCAGCGGTTTGATCACGAACCTCGGATCTTCCTGAGGAATCTTGACTAAGGCGATCGGACCGTCTTGCGTGAAGTCCCAACGGATATCGAGGTCACCGATCGCGGCCTCTTTGCTGATCTTCCGCACGAAAGGTTCCAGCGGCAGCGGTAGCGCGCCAGCCTTGAGGTCCGACAGAGCGATCGCTAACAGATTGGGCTCTTCGGTCATCTCGACTGACAATCGACAGGAGATGACGGTATCCCAACCGCTCGAAACATAGCGGGCCGCGGCAAATAGTTCACCATTCTCAATCGCAATCGCTGGTTCGGTAACACCATGGGCCAGCAATCGCTCGAACCGTTCGGGGAACTCGCTCTGCACCCACGCGTTGATTTCATCCTCACCGAACGAGGCCTTCCAGAACCCTCCCCGCAAAGATTGCTTGCGAACCTGCTCGACGTCATGCTGGAACTGATTCCTGGCAATCTCGACGTTCGCCTGTGATTGGCTTCGCGCCCGTTTGTAGAAATCGGGAACTTGCTGTGACTGGGCGACCGCCCACCAGCTGGCCCCACAGACCGCAACGCCGCTCACCGCGGCTAAGCTGAATCCAGCCCACAGCCAACGGCTCTTCATAATTTTCTTGGCTCGGCTCATCAGTGCTCCACAAGGGTGAAACGAGTTACAGCAAAAAATTCGAAAGGGTGTTCGTACCCTACATGAAACGTTCGTAAGAGTTTTAAAATTTGAGGGGTGCGGGCAGCCAACGTCGAATTTTACCACTAATCGAGGCCGAGGATTCTGCGTCGGTAGGGTCGACTGCAACCGTTTTCGTTGATTCCTGCGATGCAGTCGTAGCCGCAGGGAGTTCGGGTAGGTGAGCTGTCGACCGCCAGCTTTCATGGGTGTCACCGGTGCGCGTGGACGAATCCACACTCACAGCGTCCGCCCCCCACATTGGCCTGGGCCCAATCCGTTCAGCATATGTTTTTTCAGGTTGAGGTTCCTCACGGGCCACTCCAATGCCACCAGCGTCATGTTCGTGCGAAATCGTGTGGAGGCTAGCGATTCGCAGCAAATCTCTGGCCCAAAAATTATTTAGCAACTTCGCGGCGGGCCTCAAATCGGAGTGCTGCAAACCCTGCACCGCTAAGTACGCAAGACTTTGCAAATCAGATCGCTCCGCCGCACTGGCAAAATAGTCGGTGACCACAATATCGTCGATCCAAACCGTCGCTGTTGACAGATTGTCGATGGTGATATGGAGGTTGCGATCCTGTTGTGAATCAACCTCCAGCAATTCCAATACGAAGCGTCCGGTGTGCCATTTGCCATTCCGAGGCAGTTCTACCGTTTGGCTATGGCGGATGGGTTGGCCGTGGCGTTCCCCCTCAATCGCCACCCGGATTTCCACGGGTGGGGTCGGCTCGACGGGAGCGTCGGTATCCATCGAAAGCTGGGGTGCCTGACCCCGCAAGGACATCGAGATCCCGAGACGGCCAGCGATCGGTCGACCGATTTCTCGACTGATCAACCATGCTGAGGCTCCCGCGTCCGTTTTGCCAGCTAACCGAATCGACTGCCGCCCCTCGCTTTTAACGAGCGTGTCGATTTCGACTGCGCCGGCAGGGTGGTGTGCGTGCATCCAGCCGGGAACTCCAATTTCATGCGGGAGTTCGAACCCGCCATTGCCCAGCAAATTACGATACTCCGCGCCGGAATTGGGCCGACGCGAGGTCGCTGCTAGATGGCGACCGCTGTCCGCGCTCCCTTCCTGCGCTGGTGACGTGGTGGAAACTGCATGTACTAACTGCGCCGTCGAGTCGGAACTGGTTGTCGTGGCACGTCCTAATCCCCATCGCTCACTCGACCAGAACGAATGCCCCGCCGTCGCAGCGGGGGTTCCCGACGCTCGGCTCACTCCTGAGGATGGCGGCGCGGTCGGACGGATCGCAGATGCCTGGCGAACGATGGAATTGCCAGCGCTGGCGCGTCGGTTTCCTGCCAGTCGCTGTCCTCCTGAATTCGTCCGTGTGGACATCCCAGCGAGCTCCCCCAGGATGCCCAGGTTTTCGACAATCGTGGTGACTTGGCGAGTTAATTCAGCAATTCGCCGACGTGCGTCTTCCGTCTCCGCCGCATACTTCATCGTTGACGAGATCCGTTGCTCCGAACAGCAAACAACCATTGACGAGGCTGGTATGACAATTGTCGATCCCAGTTCGGTCACGGCGGGCTGAGTCAGTTCCAGTGGTCCGAGCTCAGCGGGGGCGACGTCTAGCCAACGAACCAAATTAGCCAGTGGTAATCGCACACGCATCGGCCAAGGAGCCTGGTTGAGGCAGACCAGGACGGTTCCATCGCCGAAGTTGGCGTGGCGGACCTGGACCAACGATCGATCCGATGTTCCGCTCGAATTGCCGGATTGCGGTGGGACGGAATCCGCCAGCCAACGGGATGCGTCGGACCAACAGGTTTCCCATACGCGAACCGCATCGCCCACCTTACTCGAGCCGGACACCATGTCCCTGTTCAGCAGCGCGCTGTTGAGCAACGCCTCATCGACGATCAAACCCTGCCTGAGTCCTTTATCGGAGTAGCGGATGCACCATGACGTCCAATCCGCCAGCCACGCATCGGCCTGGAATGTCTCGCTCTGTTGGGCAAGCGGATACAACGAGGCGTGGAGGTCTGATACGGTGGCTTGATCGCTCGCGGGCGGATTTTGCGACAGTTTGACAGCAGGCGTCCTTTGACAGCCAAACCAGAGGAAATCTGCGGTGGCGGCAGCGTCTAATTCAGCGGGGAATTGGCCGCGAATGGTTTCCGGGGGAGGTCGTCGAAAAGCGGCCACGCGTCGCTGCTGCGACGATGCCTCGGCCGCCGAAAAGGTGGCTAAGCGATGCAGTGACGTCATGCTGGTGCCGTCGTGGGCGTGGTGCGAATCCGCCGATTTAGCAGCAGAAGCATGTTGCCAGACGGCTAAATCGAATTGAGTTGCTTTGGCGTGCAGGCACTGCAGCAAGATCATCTGCGGAACTCTAGTATCCGCCGTCGCCTCAGCCGAGACCGCATCGACCACGATTCCGGTCGCTCCAGTAGCCTCGATGGCATCGAGTCGCTCATCGATGCGATGCATGATTTCGGCCCACCGCTGAGCTGGAGTCAGCCGCTGGTGATCATATCCATTGAGGATCCATTTCAGCGGCGAGCTGGATTGCGATTGCGAAGTGAGTGACTCGGCATCAGCAACCATCTCAGCAAAACCGGACCAATGTACCAATAATTGTCGCGGAGTCGCCTCGCCCTCGATCGCCGCAGTATCCGTGGTCGCGTCATTGTTGGGCTCTGCGGCAGCGACTTTGGGAAGCACGATTAAAGGCCATGCTTGCGCACTGAGGGCTTGAATCATATCTCCAGTGCGATCCTTCGACCCGTTACGTTCCCACGGCAGCAACTCTCGGAAGCGAGAGGATACCGTGAGGGTAGGCACCAACTTTAGCTCGTAAACGCCACTGGGGAGTGTCTGGGACAATTGAAATCCCCAGCGTTTCGTTGCTGCTGCGGGATCCTCCAGCAGGGGTGTTGGGCTCTCGCCGTGGCCAGGTGTCAGTTCGCAACGGTCAATCACCTTTTGATCAAACATCGACGTGACCACGATGCTGAACTTGGGCGCCGCATCGGCGGCGGGCAGGCTTTCGGACGTAGACTCGTCTCCGGCGGGACCTGACGTTTGGGATGCAGCGGGCTCGTGCGCCACGACGACCTGCCCGCTCAGCGGGACCGATTCAGCGGACACAATCGTCGGCAACTGCTTGGGGGCATCCGCGGACACAACCGCGAGGTCAGAGAGATGCGCCGTCAACACGACCGTCGAGTCGGCATGTCCGGCAACGGACCCGAGCACACCGATCAGGAGCAGCGTGAACCTGGTCAAGAAACCGCACGTGGTCTCCAGCGAAGAAACGTCTTTATGTAGGTACCGAATCACAATAATAACGTCGCTCGCGCTCGAATAGGATCATGGGAGTGACAGCAAGAAAAGGACGACATGCAAACCTAACTTTTTCGATCGTCTTGTCACAAGTGCGTTTTTTCGACCGAACTGACCGATCCTACCCGAATCGCCCTGGTCTCCATCAGCGGAATCTTGTCAGAATTGGCCGCAGACGCCAGCTGCTTCCATGCTGAGGCCATCGGCTCCACGCGGTGAGCTGGGTTCCAGTCGCGCGATACCTCGTTGACAGGCTGGCAGCCTGTTTGACGGACTCTAAATACTTCCCCCGATAAAAGTAAATTAATGTCGCAAGAGCCATGCGACGCCTCCCTCGCCAACCAGGGGCGGCCGCAATGACAGCGAGTACTGTGTCACCAAATACCGCGTCATCGGGATCCCAAAGTTCCGCGATCACCGATGCGCTCACCTACGCCGTTGTCCGAGTTGTCGTTGCGGTCATTCAGGTGCTGCCCATGGACATGGGCGATCATCTCTGTCGCGGTCTCGCAGTTGCGTTAGCCGGCCCGCTGGCGATTCGTCGCCGCGTGATTGCCGACACACTGGCGAATGTGTACCCGACCGCGTCTGCCGCACAAAAGCACCAGCTGACACTCTCGATGTGGCATCATTTGATGCTCATGATTTGTGAAATCGCCTGGGCTCAGCGACGCTTGCATCTGGCAAACTGGACTGATCACATTCGCTTTCGAGGCAATCGTGAGATTTTAGCTACGAGTTTGGTATCACGTCCGTCGGTGCTCGTCAGTGGCCATTTTGGAAACTTTGAAATTGGCAGTTACACGTTTGGGCTGATGGGAGTGAGGACGCTCGCGATCGCGCGTACATTGGACAATGCCTACCTGCATCGCTGGGTCGAACGGTTTCGTGGCGCCAAAGGACAGTTGCTTGTCGACAAGAACGGGTGCGCGCCGATCGTCGACCAATTCATGCGAGAGGGCGGTGCGCTATCGCTCCTGGCTGATCAACACGCAGGCAATAAGGGATTGTGGGTTGACTTCTGTGGCGTTCCAGCGTCGTGCCACAAAGCCTTAGCACTATTCTCGCTGACCAACCAAGCACCGATGCTGGCGTTGTACACACGGCGAGTTGACGGACGCCCACTCCAATTCGAGTCGGCCCTTGTCGAAATGGTTGATCCGCTCGCCATCGATATTGATGAACGTAGCCGGGTCGCCTGTGAATCGGTGGAGTCATTAACACATTGGTACAACCGACAGCTCGAGCGAATCATCGACATAGCGCCCGAGCAATACTGGTGGCTGCATCGCCGCTGGCGAACGCCTCCACCGCGCATCGCCAAACGATTCGCCAAAGCCAAGCAATGCCACACGCAGCACAACACCTCCCCTGGTCAGGAAGCTCAAGCCGCCTGATGCACCTGGACGCCTGTTGAGTGAGTTGCTTGCGCTGCCCGCATGCACATCGACCGCCCCGCAGCGCCAGCGAGCGACGAGCTGGGCTGCCTCGCTGCCCCACCGAGTTAGTAAATCCACAGCCAGTTGGATGCTGGTTGCTGGTTCGGTGGCGTCCTATCGGATAGGTTCGTGGTCACTCGCCAGTTCGGCACCACCTCACCGAGAGCTCGCAATGAATCAACATCCATTCCGTTGCCAAAAGCCTGTTTCGTTCGTCCATGCGATGATCGTAGTCGCGTTGACGATGGGAGCCGCACGATTCACGACCGCTGGCGACTGGCCGCAGATTTTAGGTCCGCATCGTGATGGACAGGCGGTCGGCGAATCAATCGAAGCCTGGAAAACGCCGCCTGCGATTCGTTGGCGAGTTACATGTGGCGCAGGTTATTCTGGCGTTGCTGTTGCCAAAGATCATGTTTTTCTCTGGCATCGCGAACGCGACTCTGAGCTGCTTGATTGTCTTTCTTCGGCGGATGGTCGACGGGTATGGCGGGCCGAGTTTCCAGCGGTCTATCGAGGTGGCGTCGATGCTGATCGAGGCCCTCGTTCGGTGCCACTGGTTACCGACGAGCGGGTCTTTGTCTATGGGGCGGCAGGCGACCTACACGCGGTGTCCACGACGCAGGGTAAACCGCTGTGGTCGCGGCAGCTGCGATCGGATTATGACGCCGATGACGGATATTTTGGAGCGGGAGGATCGCCCCTGCTCGTCGGTCAATCGCTGATTGTGCCCGTGGGCGGCGAACGGAACGCGGGGCTCGTTGCTGTTGATGTCCGCGATGGCAAGACGCTGTGGACGGCCGTCAATCAGGAAGCCGCCTACGCGTCTCCGATCACCATGGAAATCAATGGCGAGACGCGTGTGGTCGCCGTGCTGCGACTAAAAATTGTGCTGCTTGATCCGGCAAGCGGCGAGGTCTTGTCTGAACTCGAGTTCGGCAAACGCGGCCCCACCGTGAACGCTGCCACGCCGCTGGTCCGTCAAGATGAACTGTTCGTAACGGCCGCCTACGGCGTCGGCTGTCGGATGCTCGACATGTCCGCAAATCCGCCGAGCGATCTCTGGAATTCACGGGACGTGATCAGCAGCCAATATGCGACCCCCGTGCGAATCGGTGAGTCGCTGTTTGCGATCACGGGACGGGAAGACTACGGCACGGGAGAGCTGCTGTGCGCACGATGGGCCGATGGCACCGTGAATTGGAATCAGCCAGGATTCGGAACCGCTCACTTGATCGGTGCTGGCGAGCGAGTGTTGGCGCAGAGCGTCGGTGGCCGCCTCGTCCTATTCGCAGCGGAATCGAACGAATTCCTTAGCCTCGCCGAAGCCGAACTGCCCGCAGGGATCTACCGATCGCTACCCGCCTTTGCCGGTGGAACGCTGTTTTGCCGCAGAACCATCTCGGCCACCGAGGGCGAACTGCTCGCGATCGAGCTGAAGTAGCCGGCGAGTTAGGGAAATCGGACTTCACGGACACCGGCGTGAATTTCGAGACATCATCTGACTGTCATGGTTCGTCCCCGGCTATCGAACGCGGTCGCAGAATAGTCTGGCCCGCTGCGATTCGTAGGGGCCCGCGTGCGATGATCTGTGAACCTCAGGAGCGTGAAGGTTCGCAGTCGGGGAACGAATCATGCGAGGCTCCACGCCGATCTGTCCCCGAGAGACCTCCGGCGCTCTGTTCGGGGGACGTCCGACGAAATCGCGAACTGTTCCACTCGCCCGATCGCTCTGCGGCTGTTCAGTTCCAGCGGTGCGGCGCAAAATAGGGGCGAGCTGTTACGATGATATATGTCCATTTCTGGTTCTTAACGACTGATATTACCCAAGATCGCTCTTTGCCAAATTCCATTGCTCGCCTGCCGCCGGATATACGCTACCACCAAGGCGGTTGGTTGTTTTTGTGCACTCTGTTGGTGTTTTTCCTCACCAGTCTTTTGCTGTATGGGATTTACGCAGAGTCGCGTCAGGGCGATCCACAGTCGGCGGTGGAACTGCCAACCAGTTTTCTGACCAGCACGGTCTGTTTGATTGGCATCAGTGTGGTACTGCATGCATCGACACGAACGGTGCGGCGCAGCCAACGATTTGCAACCGTGTTTTTCATCGCCATCGCCGCTGTGGCGGCAGTCGTATTTATTGTGATTCAGTATCGTTCGATGTTGGAGCTCCTCGGCGGACCGGCGCTGGCGGGGGGGACCGGCAAGGGCGTCGCCGGGATGGTCGTGGTACTGGCGTTTCTACACGCGTTGCATGTCGCCGGCGGGATTCTGGCGTTGGGAATTGTGGGTGTGCGGACGGCGATGGGACACTATGACCACGAACGGCACTGGCCCGTCGATTTCGCTGCCTTGTACTGGCATTTTTTGGATGTGGTATGGGTATGCATGCTGATCACGTTTGTTCTGACCACGGGTGGAATCGCTTTATAACGCGATTACTTGTGCGTTGACGGGTGAAACTCGGGCAGACCGCCTGTCGCCGTCAGCCGGCTTGCATCCTCCGCCCGATGGCAAAAGGCAGATTCCGGGTACGACGTCGCCGGAAGAATCCGCTTCACCAGCCGTACGCGACACGTCGCGTCCGCTTTCGCTACGGTGGCGTGTGGATCTCAGCCTTGGGGGCTCCTTTCGCTGCGCAAATGGGGGGCGTTGCTCACGCCGGTTTAGGCACAGACGTCTGCGGAGGTGCCTTACTAACCCGCAAGTTCGGCGAAACTTACCCATCGAATTGGTGTTTCAATCCAGAGCTAACCATTTTCTCTAGGGAAAACTAGATCGCCGATTAAACTGGTAACTCGCATCCCGCCCATCTGGGCTGAACATTTCACTCTTCTCTGAAATCGCTTCGCGAAATGCTATTCATGCCCTCTACTCGCACTTGTCGTGTCATGCCGATTGTCGCCGGTGTGTTCTTGGTCCTCGCGGTTGCTAGCAGCAACGTGGTTGTCGTCGCCCAAGAAACCGAATCCGAGACACCGCTTAGCACAGCACCCGACGCGACCGCTGCAGCCACTCCCGCTGCTGCTGAAGCCCCTGCTGCTGTCGCCGCTCCCGCACCAGCTCCTGCTCGGTCAGCTGTTCCCGCCCCAGCGGAACCGACACCTGCCACGGGCACGCCTGACGCGTTGCGATTCAATTTTGCCGGCGCCCCGTGGAGCGAAGTGCTACGGTGGTTCGCTGAGCAGGCGGATCTGTCGCTGCAGATGGATACGATGCCTGCGGGAACCGTGAATTTCTCAGACCCGAACAAGCTCTACACGATTTCCGAGGGGCTGGATTTAATCAACCGCTTGCTGCTCGATCGCGGATGGGCGGTAGTGCGACGAGGCCGGATGCTGTTGTTGGTTGATTTGGAGGCTGACAACGCGGAAAA of the Allorhodopirellula heiligendammensis genome contains:
- a CDS encoding cytochrome c oxidase subunit 3: MPNSIARLPPDIRYHQGGWLFLCTLLVFFLTSLLLYGIYAESRQGDPQSAVELPTSFLTSTVCLIGISVVLHASTRTVRRSQRFATVFFIAIAAVAAVVFIVIQYRSMLELLGGPALAGGTGKGVAGMVVVLAFLHALHVAGGILALGIVGVRTAMGHYDHERHWPVDFAALYWHFLDVVWVCMLITFVLTTGGIAL
- a CDS encoding PQQ-binding-like beta-propeller repeat protein, translated to MNQHPFRCQKPVSFVHAMIVVALTMGAARFTTAGDWPQILGPHRDGQAVGESIEAWKTPPAIRWRVTCGAGYSGVAVAKDHVFLWHRERDSELLDCLSSADGRRVWRAEFPAVYRGGVDADRGPRSVPLVTDERVFVYGAAGDLHAVSTTQGKPLWSRQLRSDYDADDGYFGAGGSPLLVGQSLIVPVGGERNAGLVAVDVRDGKTLWTAVNQEAAYASPITMEINGETRVVAVLRLKIVLLDPASGEVLSELEFGKRGPTVNAATPLVRQDELFVTAAYGVGCRMLDMSANPPSDLWNSRDVISSQYATPVRIGESLFAITGREDYGTGELLCARWADGTVNWNQPGFGTAHLIGAGERVLAQSVGGRLVLFAAESNEFLSLAEAELPAGIYRSLPAFAGGTLFCRRTISATEGELLAIELK
- a CDS encoding lysophospholipid acyltransferase family protein, whose translation is MRRLPRQPGAAAMTASTVSPNTASSGSQSSAITDALTYAVVRVVVAVIQVLPMDMGDHLCRGLAVALAGPLAIRRRVIADTLANVYPTASAAQKHQLTLSMWHHLMLMICEIAWAQRRLHLANWTDHIRFRGNREILATSLVSRPSVLVSGHFGNFEIGSYTFGLMGVRTLAIARTLDNAYLHRWVERFRGAKGQLLVDKNGCAPIVDQFMREGGALSLLADQHAGNKGLWVDFCGVPASCHKALALFSLTNQAPMLALYTRRVDGRPLQFESALVEMVDPLAIDIDERSRVACESVESLTHWYNRQLERIIDIAPEQYWWLHRRWRTPPPRIAKRFAKAKQCHTQHNTSPGQEAQAA